Below is a window of Cystobacter ferrugineus DNA.
CGGGCCTGTGGGAGGTGCGGGGCCAGCCCCAGCACTTCACCTATTCGAAGGTGATGGCGTGGGTGGCGTTCGATCGCGCGGTGAAGACGGTGGAGCGCTACGGCCTGGAGGGGCCGGTGGGGCACTGGCGCGAGGTGCGCGACGCCATCCACCGCGAGGTGTGCCAACGCTCCTACAACCCGGGGCGAGGTGCCTTCACGCAGGCCTACGGCTCGGACAACCTGGACGCGAGCCTGCTGCTGCTGCCCCTGGTGGGCTTCGTGTCACCGAGGGATCCCCGCATGGTGGGCACCGTGCGCGCCATCGAGCGAGAGCTCATGTACCAGGGGCTCGTCCGGCGCTACCACACCCACGAGACGGATGACGGACTGCCGCCGGGGGAAGGGCTCTTCCTCGCCTGCTCCTTCTGGCTCGCGGACAACTACGTCCTGCAGGGCCGGCTGAGGGAGGCGGAGGTGCTCTTCGAGCGGCTGCTCGGGCTGCGCAACGACGTGGGGCTGCTGGCCGAGGAGTACGAGCCCTCGCTGCGACGCCAGCTCGGCAACTTCCCCCAGGCCTTCTCGCACGTGGGGCTCATCAACACGGCGTTCAACCTCGAGCGCCATCGCATCGGCCCCGCGCTGCACCGGCGCGAGAATCACATTGGGGAGCCGGTGGCCGCGACGCCCGCCCCGTGAGGCCCCCGGCTCAGAGCCGGAAGGGCACGGCATGCACGGGGGGCCAGAGCACCCGGGGCTCGCCCTCCTCGGGCACGGTGGCGAAGGTGGCGCCCTCGAGCAGCTCCTCGCTCTCGAGCGCCTCGCGCACGGTGCTCAGGGCGATGTCCACGTCCATGACGCGGAAGTAGATGTTCATGCGTCCGGGTTGGGACTCGGCGCCCTCGACCTCGCCATTGCCCGTCCAGCCGAGCGTGTCGGAGATGACGGACTCGACGGTGTGGCGCTTCTCGAAGTCCTGGCCGGTGCCCTTGCCATGCAGGGCGAACTGGACGACGAGCGGCGTCATGGCATCGAGCTCGGGCTCGTCGTAGCCCGCGTCCACGAGCGGCTCGGCCTGCTGGGCGATGAACATGTCCGGGTCCTCGTCGGCGGGCAGGGGCAACACCTTCTCCTCGCCCGTCTGTCCGACGATGCCCCAGTGCAGCGTGACCGAATCCTCATGCACCCAGGCTTCCCAGTAGCGCAGGGTGTCGCCTTCCTTCTTGTAGAGCCTCAGCACGGGCGCACTCTACACGGCCGACGCGGTCCGGAGGGCACGGCGCTCCAGGAGGAAGCCCACCGTCACGAGCACCAGGAAGACGATGATGATGGTGAGCTGATTGATGGGCACCACGCCGCCGATGTACGCGGTGCGGTAGGCGAACTCGGGATCCGTCAGGGCGGTGCCGGGGAAGAGCAGCGAGCCGGCCTGGGTCACCCAGTAGGTGGCCGCGAGGATCGTCCCGACCTCGAGTCCCCTGGCGCCGCGCCAGCGCTTGGACCAGAGGAAGTAGAGGGTGAAGATGCCCAGCGCCGTGCCCAGCAGCATGGTGTGGGCGTTGTGGAACCTGGCGTGAGGAGGCCAGCGCGGGTTGAAGATGTGGGTCTCGTTCCAGTCCGCCACGTAGGCGCCGATGGCCGCGGAGAGCGCGGAGGCGGACAGGAGGACGCGTCCAATCGGAAAGCTCATGGGCGCGGGAGCCTAGCCCATCAGAAGGCGCGGCCCTGTGCCCCATCCACGGGAATGGTGGCGCCCGTCACCCAGCGTGCGCCCGAGGAACACAGGAAGACGACCACGTCGGCCACCTCCTCGGGGGTGCCGAAACGGCCCCAGGGCAGCTCCTCGCGCACCATCTTCTCCACCTTCTCCGGGTTGGCCTGACGGCGGCGGTCCCAACTGCCGCCGGGGAAGAGAATGGCGCCCGGAGCCACGCCGTTGACGCGGATGCGGTGGCGCGCCAGGTCCACGGCCATCTCCTTGGTGAGCGCGGTGACGGCCGCCTTGGCCGCGGTGTA
It encodes the following:
- a CDS encoding DUF6640 family protein, producing MSFPIGRVLLSASALSAAIGAYVADWNETHIFNPRWPPHARFHNAHTMLLGTALGIFTLYFLWSKRWRGARGLEVGTILAATYWVTQAGSLLFPGTALTDPEFAYRTAYIGGVVPINQLTIIIVFLVLVTVGFLLERRALRTASAV